Proteins from a genomic interval of Salinarchaeum sp. Harcht-Bsk1:
- a CDS encoding AbrB/MazE/SpoVT family DNA-binding domain-containing protein, giving the protein MGRDTRIVGERGQITIPKDLREQFGIRGGDEVVVRAEEDKIVIAQRTVDDRLAEGYREWNDRDRTVARTTSADATDRDDPDDVPEW; this is encoded by the coding sequence ATGGGCCGGGACACGCGGATCGTCGGCGAACGAGGACAGATCACGATTCCGAAAGATCTACGCGAGCAGTTCGGGATCCGCGGCGGCGACGAGGTCGTCGTCCGCGCCGAAGAGGACAAGATCGTCATCGCACAGCGGACCGTCGACGACAGGCTAGCCGAGGGCTACCGCGAGTGGAACGATCGCGACCGGACCGTCGCACGCACAACGTCGGCCGACGCGACCGACCGCGACGACCCGGACGACGTTCCCGAGTGGTGA
- the hmgB gene encoding hydroxymethylglutaryl-CoA synthase, with amino-acid sequence MTAVGIDAMEIWVGNLELDLPGTFAPAQGEDPGKYTKGLGLHSSSFPDSYEDIVTMGANAAHRLMDRKGLEPEDIGRIDVATESAFDNSKPVSTYIAGCLEQVYEGDFHHANKGERKFACISGTQSVNDAFNWIKSGRSRGRSALVIATDTALYARDDPGEATQGAGAVAMLISEDPSLVELSTEQGFGSADETDFLKPQQQFPSVDGKRSMQVYLARMREALEDYEAIAEDIHPDSFAYIPFHTPFPGMVRKAALLAYRHTSRDTDVEDSLAEEIGRQPRESEFEDRESYEDAVREYTDALAETETYQSWYEAVVEPTLSISREVGNWYTGSVHIARASALRHAYQNDVDLEGKTLGVGSYGSGAQAEVHAEYVQSGWREEIEAMNVEEQLDSRYDLTFEEYETIHDAHNHDLDTDIEALTTPENEFVFDGWGRMGERQYSYVE; translated from the coding sequence ATGACAGCCGTCGGGATCGACGCCATGGAGATCTGGGTGGGGAACCTCGAACTCGACCTGCCGGGCACGTTCGCGCCGGCGCAGGGAGAGGACCCGGGCAAGTACACCAAGGGTCTGGGGCTCCACTCGAGTTCCTTCCCGGACAGCTACGAAGACATCGTGACGATGGGCGCGAACGCGGCTCATCGGCTGATGGACCGCAAGGGACTCGAACCCGAGGACATCGGCCGCATCGACGTGGCGACGGAGAGTGCCTTCGACAACTCCAAGCCAGTCTCGACGTACATCGCGGGCTGCCTGGAGCAAGTCTACGAGGGGGACTTCCACCACGCGAACAAGGGCGAGCGGAAGTTCGCGTGCATCTCGGGTACCCAGAGCGTCAACGACGCGTTCAACTGGATCAAGTCGGGGCGGAGCCGCGGCCGCTCAGCACTCGTTATCGCGACGGACACTGCACTCTACGCTCGCGACGATCCCGGCGAGGCGACGCAGGGCGCTGGGGCAGTAGCGATGTTGATCTCGGAGGATCCGTCACTCGTCGAACTCTCCACCGAGCAGGGGTTCGGGAGCGCCGACGAGACGGACTTCCTCAAACCCCAGCAGCAGTTCCCGAGCGTCGACGGAAAGCGCTCGATGCAGGTGTATCTCGCCCGGATGCGGGAGGCCCTGGAGGACTACGAGGCGATCGCCGAGGACATTCACCCCGACTCCTTCGCGTACATCCCCTTCCACACCCCGTTCCCGGGGATGGTGCGCAAGGCCGCACTGCTCGCCTATCGACACACCTCGCGTGACACCGACGTCGAAGACTCGCTCGCGGAGGAAATCGGTCGGCAGCCCCGCGAGTCCGAGTTCGAGGACCGCGAGAGCTACGAAGACGCCGTTCGGGAGTACACCGACGCCCTTGCGGAAACGGAGACCTACCAGTCGTGGTACGAGGCCGTCGTCGAACCCACGCTATCGATCTCTCGGGAGGTCGGCAACTGGTACACCGGCTCCGTCCACATCGCACGAGCGAGTGCGCTTCGACACGCCTACCAGAACGACGTCGACCTCGAGGGCAAGACCCTCGGCGTCGGATCGTATGGCAGCGGCGCGCAGGCGGAGGTTCACGCCGAATACGTCCAGTCGGGCTGGAGAGAGGAAATCGAGGCGATGAACGTCGAGGAACAACTCGACTCGCGCTACGACCTCACCTTCGAGGAGTACGAGACGATCCACGACGCCCACAACCACGACCTCGACACCGACATCGAGGCCCTCACCACGCCGGAGAACGAGTTCGTCTTCGACGGCTGGGGCCGGATGGGTGAACGGCAGTACAGCTACGTCGAGTAA
- a CDS encoding type II toxin-antitoxin system PemK/MazF family toxin: MDVNRGDVVLVAFGRSETGDSRPTRPCVVVQNDVGNEHASTTVVVPLTTAFGNERYPHEVLVRAGDAGLSEHAVALCSQPNTVDVKRDVVETLGRLPEDVLLDVDRALEYSLDLGGPLE, from the coding sequence ATGGACGTCAATCGCGGTGACGTGGTGCTGGTTGCGTTCGGGCGTAGCGAAACGGGCGACTCGCGGCCGACTCGACCCTGCGTCGTCGTCCAGAACGACGTGGGGAACGAACACGCCTCGACGACGGTCGTCGTCCCCCTGACGACCGCGTTCGGGAACGAACGCTATCCGCACGAGGTCCTCGTTCGTGCTGGAGACGCGGGACTGTCCGAACACGCGGTCGCGCTGTGTAGCCAGCCGAACACCGTCGACGTGAAGCGGGACGTCGTGGAGACGCTCGGTCGGCTTCCCGAGGACGTGCTGTTAGACGTCGACCGCGCACTGGAGTACAGTCTGGATCTCGGCGGCCCGCTGGAGTGA
- the purD gene encoding phosphoribosylamine--glycine ligase encodes MSETVLLVGGGGREHAIARAVADSDEDVELYAAASNKNPGIAELSSGFVTVDETDADAIVDYATSVGATLAVIGPESALEAGVVDALDDAGIYAFGPREAEARIETDKAYQREFMRENDIPGTPDFQVFDDAEEAAETLRRYEGDMAIKPRGLTGGKGVRVTGDQLTTEEGVEYILESDYEEFVLEERLVGEELTVQAFVANGSVLITPAVQDHKRAYEGDEGPNTGGMGSYTDASFQLPFMTEVDSAEALTILKAVIDELPAYKGILYGQFMLTEDGLKVVEFNARFGDPEAMNTLPALETDFVEILQAARDRQPMPEISFAEKATVVKYAVPEGYPTDPEDGATVTIDDEVVADVSDAYDGEALLFYASVDDRDDGIYTTTSRSYAVVGIADTIAEAEEIAEAALERAGTEGLRVRHDIGKADLVQSRVDHAEELRGD; translated from the coding sequence ATGAGCGAAACCGTGCTGCTGGTGGGCGGCGGCGGGCGCGAACACGCGATCGCGCGGGCAGTCGCCGACAGCGACGAGGACGTGGAACTGTACGCAGCAGCTTCGAACAAGAACCCCGGCATCGCCGAGCTTTCGTCGGGATTCGTCACGGTCGACGAGACCGACGCCGACGCGATCGTCGACTACGCGACGTCCGTCGGCGCGACGCTCGCGGTGATCGGTCCGGAGAGCGCTCTAGAGGCTGGCGTCGTGGACGCACTCGACGACGCCGGGATATACGCGTTCGGCCCCCGCGAGGCGGAGGCCCGCATCGAGACGGACAAGGCCTACCAGCGGGAGTTCATGCGCGAGAACGACATCCCGGGTACGCCGGACTTCCAGGTCTTCGACGACGCGGAGGAAGCAGCCGAAACGCTCCGCCGGTACGAGGGCGACATGGCGATCAAACCGCGTGGGCTCACCGGCGGGAAGGGCGTTCGCGTCACCGGCGACCAGCTCACCACGGAGGAGGGCGTCGAGTACATCCTCGAAAGCGACTACGAGGAGTTCGTCCTCGAAGAGCGCCTCGTCGGCGAGGAGTTGACAGTCCAGGCGTTCGTCGCGAACGGATCGGTGCTCATCACGCCAGCAGTCCAGGACCACAAGCGCGCCTACGAGGGCGACGAGGGACCGAACACCGGCGGAATGGGCTCCTACACCGACGCCTCGTTCCAGCTACCCTTCATGACCGAGGTCGACTCCGCGGAAGCGCTCACGATCCTCAAGGCCGTGATCGACGAGCTCCCGGCCTACAAGGGGATCCTCTACGGGCAGTTCATGCTCACCGAGGACGGCCTGAAGGTCGTCGAGTTCAACGCCCGCTTCGGCGATCCCGAGGCGATGAACACTCTGCCCGCACTCGAGACGGACTTCGTCGAGATCCTCCAGGCAGCGCGGGATCGCCAGCCGATGCCGGAAATCTCCTTCGCGGAGAAGGCAACCGTCGTCAAGTACGCCGTTCCCGAAGGCTATCCGACCGACCCCGAGGACGGCGCGACCGTCACGATCGACGACGAGGTCGTCGCCGACGTCAGCGACGCGTACGACGGCGAGGCGCTCCTCTTCTACGCGAGCGTCGACGACCGCGACGACGGCATCTACACGACGACCTCACGGTCCTACGCCGTCGTCGGCATCGCCGACACCATCGCCGAAGCCGAAGAGATCGCCGAGGCCGCACTCGAGCGGGCTGGTACCGAGGGTCTCCGCGTTCGCCACGACATCGGGAAGGCGGACCTCGTCCAGTCGCGGGTCGACCACGCCGAGGAACTCCGCGGCGACTGA
- a CDS encoding helix-turn-helix domain-containing protein has product MGEGPRGELAEKIAGEVALSDDPGATLRKWRTDFDVTQTELAEILDISSSVISDYESGRRDSPGIAVVRRIVTGLLDIDERRGGDRIRQYGRVLSAGFESDVVLDLREYSAAISIDSVFDEIGAEGLVDGERDRITGHTVIDSVEAIQRLSSEEIFNLYGQSTSRVLIFTGLTRGESPLVAQRVVSPTPNAVVLHGIDEDELWEHAPDLARVDGFALATCTTPLETVLDGLESLP; this is encoded by the coding sequence ATGGGAGAGGGGCCGCGCGGCGAGCTTGCCGAGAAGATCGCCGGCGAAGTCGCGCTCAGCGACGATCCTGGTGCGACCTTACGAAAGTGGCGTACAGACTTCGACGTGACACAGACCGAACTCGCGGAGATACTCGACATCTCGTCGTCGGTCATCAGCGACTACGAGAGCGGTCGCCGGGACAGTCCCGGCATCGCGGTCGTCCGCCGCATCGTGACCGGGCTACTCGACATCGACGAGCGTCGGGGCGGTGACCGTATTCGACAGTACGGCCGCGTGCTCTCAGCAGGCTTCGAGAGCGACGTCGTGCTGGATCTCAGAGAGTACTCGGCCGCGATCTCGATCGACTCGGTGTTCGACGAGATCGGCGCCGAGGGGCTCGTCGACGGCGAACGCGATCGCATCACGGGACACACCGTCATCGACAGCGTCGAAGCGATCCAGCGGCTCTCCAGCGAGGAGATATTCAATCTCTACGGGCAGTCCACGAGCCGAGTGCTGATCTTCACTGGCCTCACGCGGGGCGAATCGCCGCTGGTCGCCCAGCGCGTCGTGTCACCGACGCCCAACGCCGTCGTGCTGCACGGCATCGACGAAGACGAGCTCTGGGAGCACGCACCCGATCTGGCACGCGTCGACGGGTTCGCCCTCGCTACCTGCACGACGCCGCTGGAGACGGTGCTCGACGGGCTCGAGTCGCTTCCCTGA
- a CDS encoding PKD domain-containing protein, with translation MRLLDDERGQSVQVGAAILLGFVVIAITIYQVEVVADQNAEVEFNHNEEVRQDLTELRNAISNAGSQGVSESVSVKLGTQYPPRTIFVNPPPVHGQIVTRPVGNLSFGNAQVEGSYDGNAAGLVNGNHSTSRIVYVPRYFELDDGGTTILEHSLAFNVFQNNATNAMTGQGIVSGDRLTLTVLQGNYAEQGTGSVSLDPTTVSGPTDPITITNASSGPIELYLPTRTPGVWNETLGTTFGDDDARVAGYDGQRITVQLDRKEYQLRMALVGVGSGVNGTDRYAIHSPSSNGSDSRDSRYSLNWRDPSGQTGTQEPCDADACTWNVSADTDSQLNITAETVPSLDGVDVDFAVNESAIANVSGDGETTSGTNTATLSAQGMNGTVGVYAISGDGSDLINISIRYAGSNTPANTGPSADFTWSCTGSSCSFDGSSSNDPDGSIVSYDWNFGDSSTGTGSSTSHSYSPPGTYNVSLTVTDDDGATDTVNKTISSGGGISFGQTSTWSTYESVVQQDLSSIRNDEVTIVSVKVNDTPNRVSQLDGTRLGYPEVELYDNNGQVGFADAPSGYTLPADMSLAADGSTAPFPSSSSLTLYLTEFQNNGGNPRNMQGESITITLTYRVNGLTYTSTQTVTVA, from the coding sequence ATGCGGCTCCTCGACGACGAACGTGGCCAGTCCGTGCAGGTCGGGGCAGCCATTCTGCTGGGGTTCGTCGTCATTGCGATTACGATCTACCAAGTAGAAGTGGTCGCGGACCAGAACGCCGAGGTCGAGTTCAATCACAATGAGGAGGTCCGACAGGACCTGACGGAGCTTCGAAATGCGATATCGAACGCGGGCTCACAGGGAGTCTCCGAATCCGTGTCTGTGAAGCTCGGAACACAGTATCCGCCCCGGACGATTTTCGTGAATCCGCCGCCAGTCCACGGTCAAATCGTGACGAGGCCGGTGGGGAACCTTTCCTTCGGTAACGCGCAGGTCGAGGGCAGCTACGACGGGAATGCGGCAGGCCTCGTGAACGGGAACCACTCTACAAGCCGTATCGTCTATGTTCCCAGGTACTTCGAACTGGACGACGGCGGAACGACGATCCTTGAGCACTCGCTCGCGTTCAATGTCTTCCAGAACAACGCGACGAACGCGATGACGGGCCAGGGGATCGTCAGTGGTGATCGGTTGACGCTGACAGTCCTCCAGGGGAACTACGCAGAACAGGGAACTGGGTCCGTATCACTCGATCCGACGACTGTGAGTGGCCCCACCGATCCCATCACGATCACGAACGCTTCCTCCGGGCCGATCGAACTGTACCTCCCGACGCGAACGCCGGGCGTCTGGAATGAGACGCTCGGGACGACGTTCGGTGACGACGATGCACGCGTCGCGGGTTACGACGGGCAGCGAATTACGGTGCAGCTTGACCGAAAGGAGTACCAGCTACGGATGGCGCTCGTAGGGGTCGGCAGTGGCGTTAATGGAACTGACCGGTACGCTATACACTCTCCATCCTCCAATGGTTCCGATTCTAGAGATTCGCGCTATTCGTTAAACTGGAGGGACCCATCCGGACAGACTGGAACGCAGGAACCATGTGACGCGGACGCCTGCACGTGGAACGTTTCTGCCGACACTGATTCTCAATTAAACATCACGGCGGAGACGGTTCCGTCCCTCGACGGTGTGGACGTGGATTTCGCTGTCAACGAATCGGCTATTGCGAACGTGTCTGGAGACGGGGAAACCACCAGCGGCACCAATACTGCTACGTTGTCTGCACAAGGGATGAATGGGACCGTCGGAGTCTATGCGATATCTGGAGATGGAAGCGATCTGATTAACATCAGCATTCGCTATGCCGGTAGTAACACGCCGGCGAACACTGGCCCCAGCGCCGACTTTACGTGGAGTTGCACTGGCAGCAGCTGCTCGTTCGATGGGAGTTCGTCGAACGACCCCGACGGTTCCATCGTCTCGTATGATTGGAACTTTGGGGACAGTTCGACCGGTACTGGCTCGTCGACGAGTCATTCCTACAGTCCACCAGGGACATACAACGTGTCTTTGACCGTCACTGACGATGATGGGGCGACGGACACGGTGAACAAGACCATATCCTCAGGTGGTGGAATCTCATTTGGCCAAACCAGCACGTGGTCGACGTACGAATCGGTCGTCCAACAGGATCTTTCCAGTATTCGCAACGATGAGGTGACGATCGTATCTGTAAAAGTCAACGATACGCCAAATCGTGTTAGCCAACTTGACGGGACCCGGCTCGGCTATCCCGAAGTCGAGTTGTACGACAATAACGGCCAGGTCGGTTTCGCCGATGCACCGAGTGGATACACGCTTCCTGCGGATATGAGCCTCGCCGCGGATGGTTCAACCGCGCCATTCCCGAGTAGCAGCTCACTCACTCTCTACCTCACGGAATTCCAGAACAATGGCGGCAACCCCAGAAACATGCAGGGCGAATCGATCACCATCACCCTTACTTACAGGGTCAACGGATTAACCTATACGAGTACACAAACGGTCACAGTCGCCTGA
- the dph5 gene encoding diphthine synthase: MLTFVGLGLYDEDSITRAGEAAIADADAVFAEFYTSKLLGATVEDLESHHDVDIDVRDRAGVEQDPEPILEAAESGDAVFLTAGDTMIATTHVDLRLRAASRGIETRVVHGVTAQSAASSLTGLQNYRFGPATTLPFPDSHGADGLPASVTDTIEDNRDRGLHTLVFLDIKAAQDRFMTADRAAALLAAAYGDLLGVVVARAGSPEPLVVADSIESLADRTFGEPLHLLVVPGDLHAMEADALAEFGGAPNALLPDRFR, from the coding sequence ATGCTCACCTTCGTCGGCCTGGGACTCTACGACGAGGACTCGATCACGCGTGCGGGGGAAGCGGCGATCGCCGACGCCGACGCCGTCTTCGCGGAGTTCTACACCAGCAAACTGCTCGGGGCGACGGTCGAGGACCTCGAATCCCACCACGACGTCGACATCGACGTCCGCGATCGGGCCGGCGTCGAGCAGGATCCAGAACCGATCCTGGAGGCGGCCGAGAGCGGTGACGCCGTCTTCCTCACCGCTGGAGATACGATGATCGCGACGACGCACGTGGATCTGCGGCTGCGGGCGGCATCCCGCGGCATCGAGACCCGGGTCGTCCACGGCGTGACGGCACAGTCCGCTGCGAGTTCGTTGACCGGGTTGCAGAACTACCGGTTCGGACCAGCGACGACGCTTCCGTTCCCCGACTCCCACGGAGCGGACGGCCTCCCGGCGAGCGTCACGGACACCATCGAGGACAATCGCGACCGGGGACTCCACACGCTCGTCTTTCTCGACATCAAGGCTGCGCAAGATCGGTTCATGACGGCGGACCGGGCGGCAGCCCTCCTCGCAGCCGCCTACGGAGACCTGCTCGGCGTCGTCGTCGCTCGCGCCGGGAGTCCGGAGCCCCTGGTCGTCGCGGATTCGATCGAGTCGCTTGCAGATCGGACGTTCGGCGAGCCGTTGCACCTCCTCGTCGTTCCCGGCGATCTGCACGCCATGGAAGCCGATGCGCTCGCCGAGTTCGGTGGCGCTCCGAACGCGCTCCTGCCGGATCGCTTTCGATAG
- a CDS encoding CoA-binding protein, translated as MPPTDAQLREVLSLDRIAVVGCSTSPGKAAHDIPKYLLEHGYDVVPVNPFAEEIFEREAYDSLADVPGPIDVVDVFRPSEEVGDIVDAAIERDDVDVIWTQLGISDHDAAGRARDAGMIVVQDRCMKVEHQELMTA; from the coding sequence ATGCCGCCGACCGACGCCCAGCTCCGGGAAGTGCTTTCCCTCGATCGGATCGCCGTGGTCGGATGCTCGACGTCCCCAGGAAAGGCCGCCCACGACATTCCGAAGTACCTCCTGGAACACGGCTACGACGTCGTGCCAGTCAACCCGTTCGCCGAAGAAATCTTCGAACGAGAAGCGTACGACTCCCTCGCAGACGTCCCCGGCCCGATCGACGTGGTGGACGTATTCCGACCGAGTGAGGAGGTCGGGGACATCGTCGACGCGGCGATCGAACGGGACGACGTCGACGTAATCTGGACGCAACTGGGTATCTCCGATCACGACGCCGCGGGACGGGCCCGCGACGCAGGGATGATCGTGGTGCAGGATCGCTGCATGAAGGTCGAACACCAGGAGCTTATGACAGCGTAA
- a CDS encoding DUF2150 family protein, with translation MSEPPQEFYSEDRWQNWIDRLSNEDIDPEDEDSARLLLNLQDDAALAVAKIVTAYEDEQLGEDEAMEEIADIRDVVLDDPGLDDEETAILVDGVQTSLMCVFYASEEYIVGGPAEDADVAEYLRAAADAEAEEDLDAALGFAAQAGTLVIDGEELDMSVAEDLEYGLVTEWINGLDSLQSAMSDPEVVEEDDED, from the coding sequence ATGAGCGAGCCGCCACAGGAGTTCTACTCCGAGGATCGTTGGCAGAACTGGATCGACCGTCTCTCGAACGAGGACATCGACCCCGAGGACGAGGACTCCGCACGCCTCCTTCTGAATCTCCAGGACGACGCTGCGCTCGCGGTCGCGAAGATAGTCACCGCGTACGAGGACGAACAGCTCGGCGAGGACGAGGCCATGGAGGAGATCGCCGACATCCGCGACGTCGTGCTCGACGATCCCGGTCTCGACGACGAGGAGACCGCGATTCTCGTCGACGGCGTCCAGACCAGTCTGATGTGCGTCTTCTACGCGTCCGAGGAGTACATCGTCGGCGGCCCCGCCGAGGACGCAGACGTCGCAGAGTACCTCCGCGCCGCGGCCGACGCCGAAGCCGAGGAAGACCTCGACGCCGCGCTCGGCTTCGCGGCCCAGGCTGGTACGCTCGTCATCGACGGCGAGGAACTCGACATGAGCGTCGCGGAGGACCTCGAGTACGGCCTCGTCACCGAGTGGATCAACGGCCTCGACAGCCTCCAGAGCGCGATGAGCGATCCCGAGGTCGTCGAGGAAGACGACGAGGACTGA
- a CDS encoding polysaccharide deacetylase family protein, with the protein MTENGRLALVFDDGYRSDFAQLRPVLDARDAPASFAIVSEWVARDGHLDVDQLRDLVDLGGEVLAHGRYHRVLRPHHLADDVAADARRIPIESHVFPENESGVHVGDEYELVDADRRQTVTVAGKGSDEAAPYVELAEPVADSWSASETVFRLPDRLLDAEIRGSGADLRDHGFEPAGFVFPYDAADVRAHRIARSEYGVIPNAAVRSLPNPSGTPAWNLRRYYLETDALTRVEIADYLDAVARDGGFGILAGHSDWDTVPAERVRFVIEAARDRGIELTTFSECVGTADRTR; encoded by the coding sequence ATGACCGAGAACGGTCGCCTCGCGCTGGTCTTCGACGATGGGTACCGATCGGATTTCGCGCAGCTTCGTCCAGTGCTCGACGCCCGGGATGCGCCGGCGTCGTTCGCCATCGTGAGCGAGTGGGTGGCCCGCGACGGCCACCTCGACGTCGACCAGCTTCGGGACCTCGTCGACCTCGGCGGGGAGGTGCTCGCCCACGGTCGATATCACCGAGTGCTTCGACCGCACCACCTGGCCGACGACGTGGCTGCGGACGCTCGCCGGATCCCGATCGAGAGCCACGTCTTCCCGGAGAACGAATCCGGCGTGCACGTCGGTGACGAGTACGAACTCGTCGACGCGGATCGACGCCAAACAGTGACGGTCGCTGGAAAGGGATCCGACGAGGCTGCACCGTACGTCGAACTCGCCGAGCCTGTGGCCGACTCGTGGTCGGCCTCGGAGACGGTCTTTCGGCTGCCCGACCGGCTCCTCGACGCCGAAATTCGGGGATCGGGCGCCGACCTTCGAGACCACGGCTTCGAGCCGGCGGGATTCGTGTTCCCGTACGACGCGGCGGACGTTCGGGCCCATCGCATCGCACGTTCGGAGTACGGCGTGATCCCCAACGCGGCCGTCCGATCGCTCCCGAATCCGTCCGGGACGCCGGCCTGGAATCTCCGCAGGTACTACCTCGAGACGGACGCGCTGACCCGCGTCGAGATCGCTGACTACCTCGACGCCGTGGCGAGGGACGGTGGGTTCGGTATCCTCGCTGGCCACAGCGACTGGGACACCGTCCCCGCCGAGCGCGTTCGGTTCGTGATCGAGGCCGCGCGAGACAGGGGGATCGAACTCACGACGTTCTCCGAGTGCGTCGGCACTGCGGACAGAACGCGCTGA
- a CDS encoding ATPase domain-containing protein gives MYDLDDVLPDAEIGPGTNLLISGPPMTGKRRVAFQILARGTDHGEGVIVVSTKDGAEKVFDEYGRFASGLEDSPVGVVDCVTKQQGAGDVEDSARVKYASSPVDMTGIGIKLSEFLEEFYDGRGVQRNRILLHSISTLLMYSNLQTVFRFLHVFTGRIQSADALGLYVIDSTAHDDQTMNTLKQLFDGVIEVDEDDAGEQSISTAGIQSA, from the coding sequence ATGTACGATCTGGACGACGTCTTGCCTGACGCCGAGATCGGCCCCGGAACGAACCTTTTGATCTCCGGGCCACCAATGACTGGCAAGCGACGCGTTGCGTTTCAGATACTGGCTCGGGGCACCGATCATGGCGAGGGCGTGATCGTCGTCTCGACGAAGGACGGCGCCGAGAAGGTGTTCGACGAGTACGGCCGTTTCGCCAGCGGTCTCGAGGACTCCCCGGTCGGCGTCGTCGACTGCGTCACGAAGCAACAGGGCGCAGGCGACGTCGAGGATTCTGCACGGGTCAAATACGCTTCCTCTCCCGTCGACATGACCGGTATCGGGATCAAACTCTCCGAGTTCCTCGAGGAGTTCTACGACGGGCGTGGCGTCCAGCGAAATCGCATCTTGCTTCATTCGATCTCCACGCTGTTGATGTACTCGAACCTCCAGACGGTGTTTCGATTCCTCCACGTGTTCACCGGCCGAATCCAGAGCGCCGACGCGCTCGGTCTTTACGTCATCGACTCGACGGCCCACGACGACCAGACGATGAACACTCTCAAACAGCTCTTCGACGGCGTGATCGAGGTCGACGAGGACGACGCCGGCGAGCAGTCGATCTCGACGGCCGGCATTCAGTCGGCGTAA
- a CDS encoding PLP-dependent cysteine synthase family protein: protein MTTHGEPLDSVLDTVGETPLVAVHAAPDDVPIYAKLESFNPGASVKDRIGKYMLEAMLERGDVAPGGTVVEPTAGNTGIGFAVAAGELELDAVFVVPERFSVEKQQLMDALGATVVNTPTEDGMQGAIDRAHQLAEELEDAVVPQQFSNPLNAQAHAATTGPEIMQALDEEVGAIVAGCGTGGTLMGITKAVREEIPDVHVVAVEPEGSTFGELFGRDPDEDEYKTEGIGTHDVATNDLFEPDLVDDLLTIDDRSIHAEMRRLATEEGHLVASSAAANSLAAQHVAEGIADGTIDAPYDTVVTVFPDSSERYLSKGVYRSFEEWQG from the coding sequence ATGACGACGCACGGGGAGCCACTCGACTCGGTCCTCGACACGGTCGGAGAGACGCCGCTCGTGGCCGTCCACGCCGCGCCGGACGACGTGCCGATCTACGCCAAACTGGAGTCGTTCAATCCGGGCGCGAGCGTGAAAGACCGGATCGGGAAGTACATGCTCGAGGCGATGCTCGAGCGAGGAGACGTCGCACCGGGAGGCACCGTCGTGGAGCCGACGGCCGGCAACACCGGCATCGGCTTCGCGGTCGCGGCCGGCGAACTCGAACTCGACGCCGTGTTCGTCGTTCCCGAGCGGTTCAGCGTCGAGAAACAGCAGTTGATGGACGCACTCGGCGCGACCGTGGTGAACACGCCTACCGAGGACGGAATGCAGGGAGCGATCGATCGTGCCCACCAGCTCGCCGAGGAACTCGAGGACGCGGTCGTTCCCCAGCAGTTCTCCAATCCGCTCAACGCTCAGGCCCACGCAGCGACGACTGGACCGGAGATCATGCAGGCACTCGACGAGGAGGTCGGCGCGATCGTGGCTGGCTGTGGAACCGGAGGGACCCTCATGGGGATCACGAAGGCGGTCCGCGAGGAGATCCCCGACGTACACGTAGTCGCCGTCGAACCCGAGGGCTCGACGTTCGGGGAGCTGTTCGGTCGCGATCCGGACGAAGACGAGTACAAGACGGAGGGCATCGGCACGCACGACGTCGCGACGAACGACCTGTTCGAGCCCGACCTCGTCGACGACCTCCTGACGATCGACGATCGCTCGATCCACGCCGAGATGCGTCGCCTCGCGACGGAGGAGGGACACCTCGTCGCCTCCAGCGCAGCAGCGAACAGTCTCGCCGCCCAGCACGTCGCGGAGGGAATCGCCGACGGAACGATCGACGCGCCATACGACACCGTCGTCACGGTGTTCCCCGACTCGAGCGAGCGCTATCTCTCGAAGGGCGTCTATCGGTCGTTCGAGGAGTGGCAGGGGTAG